A stretch of Flavobacteriales bacterium DNA encodes these proteins:
- a CDS encoding S8 family peptidase, giving the protein MPYRYTLTLALAMPAMGFSQEPQAGSLRTQRVKMDLLLDHHLSLQHAADEMIDLYINGAVDAVSQALRDHGGEVKMSLGRLVSARVPVANVRALAEHPAVVRFEWGGDRMNFLGDSMRVKARVNQVHAGLSPLPQGYDGTGVIMGFIDDGLGIDHPDFRTANNTTRVLHYWDQGLDGSGAPPEFGYGREWNKAQIDGGQLASDFNGSVHGSTVTGTGAGDGSANGKHKGVAPGADLVVVKYSSGSDFRARVADAVKYIFDRADAEGKPAVVNASLGTYSGSHDGLDASALFIDSLIAARRGRFLVCAGGNNGSQFPYHLRTQVDADTSFTWFTTNANGSSFNIFPYPNMFFELWADLDEFENVQYAIGADRVTPSLQFRERTDFYNLAQNLGTTIIEPLISTSGDTLGNVEFLALQRGDQVQMQVRIASPDSADYLWRFMTTGSGRFDIWSLTTATATSNVIGPALAAPLGLPFPTPAEYPAMAHYVQPDNLSHIVDSWACSPRTLTAANYWNQKEYQPCAGAYINAPIEPYTISSGSSMGPTRDDRYKPDIAAPGDVTMAAAPMAIISNWSSTNADKMDELCMHVRNGGTSMASPVVAGVVALYLQKCPSADWQQVRNAIINSAWGDALTGTLPNNSFGYGRVHAFDALVNSNLPPITITASDDGMCSNETVQVSAPAGFDAYAWSNGATGNPLEYTGTGPLTVSAATSTGCAASNALAFDLLTAPNTPTIMVDGGLLTSSNGPSYQWYLNGAPVNGATGPTLWAGQVGDYTVEHTAANGCSAMSEPVNITVLGLNESGAQGFAAWPSPTRDALTVQVPASTGAVVIELIDGSGRTAMREQHASSVQHAIDLSAVAPGTYTLHVKTNGLLWTSRVMKLKD; this is encoded by the coding sequence ATGCCATACCGGTACACCCTTACTCTTGCGCTCGCGATGCCTGCGATGGGCTTCTCACAGGAACCACAGGCTGGGAGCTTGCGCACCCAGCGTGTGAAGATGGACCTGCTGCTCGACCATCACCTCAGCCTTCAGCACGCTGCGGATGAGATGATCGACCTCTACATCAACGGAGCCGTGGACGCCGTTTCGCAAGCACTCCGTGATCACGGTGGCGAGGTGAAGATGAGCTTGGGCCGCTTAGTGAGCGCCCGTGTGCCCGTTGCGAACGTGCGCGCGCTGGCCGAGCATCCCGCAGTGGTTCGCTTCGAGTGGGGCGGCGACCGGATGAACTTCCTCGGCGATAGCATGCGCGTGAAGGCGCGCGTGAACCAGGTGCATGCAGGCCTGTCGCCATTGCCGCAGGGCTATGATGGCACGGGCGTGATCATGGGCTTCATCGATGATGGCCTCGGCATCGACCATCCGGACTTCCGCACCGCCAATAACACCACGCGCGTGCTGCACTACTGGGATCAAGGCCTCGACGGGAGCGGTGCCCCGCCGGAATTCGGATACGGCCGTGAGTGGAACAAGGCTCAGATCGACGGTGGGCAACTGGCCAGCGATTTCAATGGATCAGTGCATGGAAGCACCGTGACCGGTACGGGCGCCGGCGATGGAAGCGCCAACGGCAAGCACAAGGGCGTAGCGCCCGGCGCCGACCTGGTCGTGGTGAAGTACAGCAGCGGCTCCGACTTCCGCGCGCGCGTGGCCGATGCCGTGAAATACATCTTCGACCGCGCGGACGCCGAAGGCAAGCCCGCCGTGGTGAACGCCAGCTTGGGCACCTATAGCGGCTCCCATGATGGCCTCGATGCCTCCGCGCTCTTCATTGACAGCCTGATCGCCGCGCGGCGCGGGCGCTTCCTGGTGTGCGCTGGCGGCAACAACGGATCGCAGTTCCCATACCACCTCCGAACGCAAGTGGATGCGGACACGAGCTTCACCTGGTTCACCACCAACGCCAACGGATCCTCATTCAACATCTTCCCCTACCCCAACATGTTCTTCGAGCTCTGGGCCGACCTTGATGAATTCGAGAACGTGCAATACGCCATCGGCGCCGACCGCGTGACGCCCAGCCTGCAGTTCCGCGAGCGCACCGACTTCTACAACCTGGCGCAGAACCTGGGCACCACGATCATTGAGCCGCTCATCAGCACCAGCGGCGACACGCTGGGCAATGTGGAGTTCCTCGCCCTGCAACGAGGCGACCAGGTGCAAATGCAGGTGCGCATCGCTTCTCCCGACAGTGCCGATTACCTCTGGCGCTTCATGACCACCGGCAGCGGCCGCTTCGACATCTGGTCGCTCACCACCGCCACCGCCACCAGCAATGTGATCGGTCCTGCGCTCGCTGCTCCGCTGGGGCTGCCCTTCCCCACCCCGGCTGAATACCCGGCCATGGCGCACTACGTGCAGCCCGACAACCTTTCGCATATCGTCGATAGCTGGGCCTGCTCGCCACGAACGCTCACCGCCGCCAACTACTGGAACCAGAAAGAATACCAGCCCTGCGCCGGCGCGTACATCAACGCGCCCATCGAACCGTACACCATCAGCAGCGGCAGCAGCATGGGCCCTACACGCGACGATCGCTACAAGCCCGACATCGCTGCGCCCGGCGACGTGACCATGGCGGCCGCGCCGATGGCGATCATCAGCAACTGGAGCAGCACCAACGCCGACAAGATGGACGAGCTCTGCATGCACGTGCGCAACGGCGGAACCAGCATGGCCTCACCCGTGGTGGCGGGCGTGGTTGCTCTCTACCTGCAGAAATGCCCCAGCGCCGATTGGCAGCAGGTGCGCAATGCGATCATCAATTCGGCATGGGGCGATGCGCTCACCGGCACCTTGCCCAACAACAGCTTCGGCTATGGCCGTGTGCATGCCTTCGATGCTCTGGTGAATTCGAACTTGCCGCCGATCACCATCACCGCAAGCGACGATGGGATGTGCTCGAACGAGACCGTGCAAGTGAGCGCTCCAGCCGGATTCGATGCCTATGCATGGAGCAATGGCGCCACCGGAAATCCACTTGAATACACCGGTACCGGACCGCTCACCGTTTCAGCGGCCACCTCAACCGGCTGCGCTGCGAGCAATGCGCTCGCCTTCGATCTGCTGACCGCCCCGAACACACCCACTATCATGGTCGATGGCGGATTGCTCACCAGCAGCAACGGACCCAGCTATCAGTGGTACCTCAATGGCGCACCGGTGAACGGCGCCACCGGCCCCACGCTCTGGGCCGGCCAAGTAGGTGACTACACGGTAGAGCATACCGCTGCGAATGGCTGCAGCGCGATGAGCGAGCCGGTGAACATCACCGTGCTGGGCTTGAATGAAAGCGGCGCACAAGGCTTCGCGGCGTGGCCCTCTCCAACGCGCGACGCGCTCACGGTGCAAGTGCCCGCATCGACCGGAGCGGTCGTCATCGAGCTGATCGATGGGAGCGGCCGCACCGCGATGCGCGAGCAACACGCTTCGAGCGTGCAGCATGCCATCGATCTATCGGCTGTGGCGCCTGGGACCTATACGCTTCACGTGAAAACGAATGGCCTGTTGTGGACTTCGCGCGTGATGAAATTGAAGGACTGA
- a CDS encoding SulP family inorganic anion transporter yields the protein MFSRIKQDLPASIVVFLVALPLCLGIAVASGAPPVSGLIAGVIGGILVGALSGSPLGVSGPAAGLTAIVAMGIADLGSFEALLAAVVVAGVIQVILGIVRAGIIAYYFPSAVIKGMLAGIGLIIILKQIPHAFGDDKDPMGDESFDQPDKLNTFQEIMVAMETPNWGAFVITVACLLLMLAWERPFIQRNNWLRYVPGPLLAVALGIVMAIGFDGHPVLAIGAGHYVQLPDLLSTSSYALPSFDAIGQGAFWRVAFTLAVVASIETLLCVEATDKMDPQKRITPANRELYAQGAGNIISGLLGGLPLTQVIVRSSANIQSGGQTKLSAVLHGAWLLVSVFAIAGLLRMVPLASLAAILLLVGYKLAKPSLFKAMWRNGLPQFIPFIVTVGFMALTNDLLRGVALGLSLAFIHILWKNFKVPFHYDPHRYKPGMPIYIELSEDVTFLNKAGIKRTLSEIPDGARVVIDGGRSYDLDPDVREIIDDFQGTAEARNLRLQLLNMPPRHGEAPAAPRTMLADKKP from the coding sequence ATGTTCTCCAGGATCAAGCAGGACCTGCCTGCATCAATCGTCGTTTTCCTTGTGGCCTTGCCCTTGTGCCTGGGCATCGCCGTGGCATCGGGCGCCCCGCCTGTATCGGGCCTGATCGCCGGCGTGATCGGCGGCATACTCGTAGGCGCGCTCAGTGGTTCGCCGCTTGGCGTGAGCGGGCCTGCCGCCGGCCTCACGGCGATCGTGGCCATGGGCATTGCCGACCTCGGCTCATTCGAGGCGCTCCTGGCAGCGGTCGTGGTCGCCGGCGTGATCCAGGTCATCTTGGGAATCGTCCGCGCGGGCATCATCGCCTACTACTTCCCGAGCGCGGTGATCAAGGGCATGCTCGCGGGCATCGGGCTCATCATCATCCTGAAGCAGATCCCGCACGCGTTCGGCGACGATAAGGACCCCATGGGCGATGAGAGCTTCGACCAGCCGGACAAGCTCAACACCTTCCAGGAGATCATGGTGGCCATGGAGACGCCCAATTGGGGGGCGTTCGTGATCACCGTGGCCTGCCTGCTGCTCATGCTGGCCTGGGAGCGGCCGTTCATCCAGAGGAACAATTGGCTGCGCTATGTGCCCGGGCCATTGCTGGCGGTAGCGCTCGGGATCGTGATGGCCATCGGATTCGATGGGCACCCGGTGCTCGCCATCGGCGCCGGGCATTATGTGCAGCTGCCCGATCTCCTGAGCACGTCGAGTTATGCGCTGCCCTCCTTCGATGCCATCGGGCAGGGCGCTTTCTGGCGCGTGGCCTTCACCCTTGCGGTCGTGGCAAGCATCGAGACCCTTCTATGCGTAGAGGCCACCGACAAGATGGACCCGCAGAAGCGCATTACGCCAGCCAACCGCGAGCTGTATGCGCAAGGCGCCGGCAACATCATCAGCGGCCTGCTCGGCGGCCTGCCCCTTACGCAGGTGATCGTGCGCAGCTCAGCCAATATCCAGAGCGGCGGTCAGACCAAGCTCAGCGCGGTCCTGCACGGCGCATGGCTCTTGGTGTCCGTGTTCGCCATCGCCGGGCTGCTGCGCATGGTGCCGCTCGCGAGCCTCGCGGCCATCCTGCTCCTGGTGGGCTATAAGCTCGCGAAGCCTTCGCTTTTCAAAGCCATGTGGCGCAACGGGCTCCCGCAGTTCATCCCGTTCATCGTCACGGTGGGCTTCATGGCCCTCACGAACGACCTCCTGCGCGGCGTGGCCCTTGGCCTGTCCTTGGCCTTCATCCATATCCTGTGGAAGAACTTCAAGGTGCCCTTCCATTACGATCCGCATCGATACAAGCCCGGCATGCCCATCTACATCGAGCTCAGCGAGGATGTCACCTTCCTGAACAAGGCGGGCATCAAGCGCACGCTGAGCGAGATCCCCGACGGCGCGCGCGTGGTGATCGACGGTGGCCGATCTTACGACCTCGACCCTGATGTCCGCGAGATCATCGACGATTTCCAAGGAACCGCGGAAGCTCGCAACCTGCGCTTGCAATTGCTCAACATGCCACCAAGGCACGGCGAGGCGCCCGCAGCGCCACGGACCATGCTTGCCGATAAGAAACCCTGA
- the holA gene encoding DNA polymerase III subunit delta, with amino-acid sequence MAAPSTIDDYKKLMAELRGGTFRPVYILHGEEGFFIDRISEEVERLALQEHERDFNQTVLYARDTDADQLKDVCMRYPMMAERQVVIVRELQAWRIDQVEKLEPYLAKPTPTTVLVLCYKHKKIDGRKSILKAAIKGGAAVLTSEKLREEKLPEVLVGFAKGQKRKLGAAEAQLLASHLGSDLGKAVKEVEKLCLVTEEGAAITSEVIQRFVGISKDYNVFELQNAIGARDAAKAQRIANHFAANPKENPLPLTIGALNNFFSKLAMVHQLQGRPQNEMAAAMKVNPYFLKDYLAQARNYSLGKVVEAQRHLRACDLRSKGLGGDGADHGELLRELLAKVMG; translated from the coding sequence ATGGCTGCTCCCTCCACCATCGACGACTACAAGAAGCTCATGGCGGAGCTTCGCGGCGGCACCTTCCGCCCGGTGTACATCCTTCACGGCGAAGAGGGCTTCTTCATCGACCGCATTTCGGAGGAAGTCGAGCGCCTGGCGCTTCAGGAGCACGAGCGCGACTTCAATCAGACCGTCCTCTACGCGCGCGACACCGACGCCGATCAGCTGAAGGACGTGTGCATGCGCTATCCCATGATGGCCGAACGCCAGGTGGTGATCGTGCGCGAATTGCAGGCCTGGCGCATCGACCAGGTGGAGAAGCTCGAGCCCTACCTCGCCAAGCCAACGCCCACGACCGTGCTCGTGCTCTGCTACAAGCACAAGAAGATCGATGGGCGCAAGAGCATCCTGAAGGCCGCCATCAAGGGCGGTGCTGCCGTGCTCACCAGCGAGAAGCTGCGTGAGGAGAAGTTGCCCGAGGTGCTCGTGGGCTTCGCGAAGGGCCAGAAGCGCAAGCTCGGCGCGGCCGAGGCGCAATTGCTGGCCAGTCACCTCGGCAGCGACCTGGGCAAGGCCGTGAAAGAGGTGGAGAAGCTCTGCCTGGTCACAGAGGAAGGAGCCGCCATCACCAGCGAGGTGATCCAGCGCTTCGTGGGCATCAGCAAGGACTACAATGTCTTCGAGCTGCAGAACGCCATCGGCGCGCGCGATGCCGCCAAGGCGCAGCGGATCGCCAATCACTTCGCGGCCAATCCCAAGGAGAACCCTTTGCCGCTCACGATCGGCGCGCTCAACAATTTCTTCAGCAAGCTGGCGATGGTGCATCAGCTGCAAGGCCGGCCGCAGAATGAAATGGCCGCCGCCATGAAGGTGAATCCCTATTTCCTCAAGGACTATCTGGCGCAGGCCCGCAACTACTCGCTGGGCAAAGTGGTGGAGGCGCAGCGGCACCTGCGCGCCTGCGACCTGCGCAGCAAGGGCCTCGGCGGCGATGGCGCCGACCATGGGGAGCTGCTGCGCGAATTGCTCGCGAAAGTGATGGGCTAG
- a CDS encoding type I restriction enzyme HsdR N-terminal domain-containing protein has translation MSGSGSPSLALPDHGVKTRHGADGGQVFDPIRRKWVALLPEEWVRQHFINFLIHDKGCPASLIAVERQLTLNGLSKRADILVHAPDGRPVAIVECKAPGVAVAQAVFEQAARYNTVFKVNWLIVTNGIRHYCCRIDHSKGSVEFVVEIPDHAGLCAP, from the coding sequence ATGAGCGGATCGGGATCACCTTCGTTGGCGCTGCCCGACCACGGGGTCAAAACTAGGCATGGCGCTGATGGGGGGCAGGTGTTCGATCCGATCCGGCGCAAGTGGGTGGCGCTGTTGCCCGAGGAATGGGTACGACAGCACTTCATCAACTTCCTGATCCACGACAAGGGCTGCCCCGCCTCGCTGATCGCCGTGGAGCGGCAGCTCACGCTGAACGGCCTGAGCAAGCGCGCCGACATCTTGGTGCATGCACCCGATGGCAGGCCCGTGGCCATCGTGGAATGCAAGGCGCCCGGCGTGGCGGTGGCACAAGCGGTGTTCGAGCAGGCCGCACGCTACAACACCGTATTCAAGGTGAATTGGCTCATCGTCACCAATGGCATACGGCATTACTGCTGCCGGATCGACCATTCCAAGGGAAGCGTGGAATTCGTGGTGGAGATCCCGGATCATGCCGGGCTATGCGCGCCCTGA
- a CDS encoding immune inhibitor A, with product MRTAMLLFGLMAQLSLLAQQPRYARARIALDSPAGGIEQLAALGLAIDHAVVEPGIAITAELSEQELAIARAHNFPIEELITDVRSFYLERAREEPLIAPRGGQSCNAVPYYPTPQNFSLGSMGGYFTWEEMQGQLDAMRAAYPQLITEKDSIGTTHEGRPIHLVRMSNNADTDQDKPELLYTALHHAREPVSLSQLIFFMWHLLENYGTDEEATYVLDHFELCFVPCINPDGYVYNTTTDPDGGGMWRKNRRDNGNGSFGVDLNRNYAQGWGIDDQGSSGNSSSDVYRGPSAFSEPETQAIRDLCNAHEFSVALNYHAHGNLFIYPWSYGFDLYTPDSSHFVEAGLHLTHDNRYRFGTANQTVYYAVNGGSDDWMYGEQQTKPKIMSCTPECGGPPDWFWPPVWRIEEICRENVRHNLRAAELCGVLATVEDRGAAFLSSANSHARFAIRRIGMEQGPVTVSVVPVANVTSAGASITFTDLGLPEERLDSIAVSIAANVQPGDWVEYDLVISNGGLSVTEHVRKPFGEEVTLFSDDCSSMANWNSDSWGIEPASGLNGGACITDSPFMFYEPQTGNTLELASPIDLGYSVAAQLTFMAKWDIEGQFDGVQVFASDDGSAWTPLCGRFAHPGYPDQGSGEPVIDGQMPRWALDEIDLGAFCGGPLWLRWSFSSNSAREHDGFWLDDVRVIGTQINSSIAEQGSSAGFSLWPNPASDALELRIHSTDRTGIAHLIDARGTRVLEVPVQAGQARIGLEGVAAGTYAVRLLDSTGAVIGTQRAVVLH from the coding sequence ATGAGAACAGCCATGCTCCTGTTCGGCTTGATGGCCCAGCTCTCGCTCCTGGCGCAGCAGCCGCGCTATGCCCGCGCGCGCATCGCGCTCGATTCGCCTGCAGGCGGCATCGAGCAACTGGCGGCACTGGGACTGGCCATCGATCACGCGGTGGTTGAGCCGGGCATCGCGATCACTGCTGAACTGAGCGAACAGGAGCTGGCCATCGCGCGGGCGCACAACTTTCCGATAGAGGAGCTGATCACTGACGTGCGGAGCTTCTACCTGGAACGCGCTCGCGAAGAGCCCTTGATCGCGCCAAGAGGGGGGCAATCGTGCAACGCCGTGCCCTACTACCCAACGCCGCAGAACTTCTCGCTCGGAAGCATGGGCGGCTACTTCACGTGGGAGGAGATGCAGGGCCAGCTCGATGCCATGCGCGCGGCGTATCCTCAGTTGATCACGGAGAAGGACAGCATCGGCACCACGCACGAGGGAAGGCCGATCCACCTGGTGCGCATGAGCAACAACGCCGATACGGACCAGGACAAGCCCGAGCTGCTCTACACCGCGCTGCACCATGCGCGCGAGCCGGTGAGCCTTTCTCAGCTCATCTTCTTCATGTGGCACCTGCTCGAGAATTACGGCACCGATGAGGAAGCCACATACGTGCTCGACCACTTCGAGCTCTGCTTCGTGCCGTGCATCAATCCGGATGGTTACGTGTACAATACGACCACCGATCCCGATGGCGGCGGCATGTGGCGCAAGAACCGACGTGATAATGGCAACGGCAGCTTCGGCGTGGACCTCAACCGCAATTACGCGCAGGGCTGGGGCATCGACGATCAAGGATCCTCGGGAAACAGCAGCAGCGATGTGTACCGGGGGCCATCAGCCTTCTCCGAACCGGAGACGCAGGCCATCCGCGACCTCTGCAATGCGCATGAGTTCAGCGTGGCCCTCAATTATCACGCTCATGGCAACTTGTTCATCTACCCGTGGAGCTATGGCTTCGACCTGTACACGCCCGACAGTTCGCACTTCGTAGAGGCCGGCCTGCATCTCACGCATGACAACCGCTACCGATTCGGCACTGCCAACCAGACGGTGTACTATGCGGTGAATGGCGGCAGCGACGATTGGATGTACGGCGAGCAGCAGACCAAGCCGAAGATCATGAGCTGCACGCCCGAATGCGGCGGTCCGCCCGACTGGTTCTGGCCGCCGGTGTGGCGCATCGAGGAGATCTGCCGCGAGAACGTGCGGCACAACCTGCGCGCAGCAGAGCTATGCGGGGTGCTCGCGACCGTTGAGGATCGCGGCGCTGCCTTCCTATCATCGGCGAACTCCCATGCCCGCTTCGCGATCCGGCGAATCGGCATGGAGCAGGGACCGGTCACCGTAAGCGTGGTGCCGGTGGCGAACGTGACCAGCGCGGGTGCATCGATCACCTTCACCGACCTTGGCCTTCCGGAGGAGCGCCTGGATTCCATCGCGGTATCGATCGCCGCCAACGTGCAACCGGGCGATTGGGTCGAGTACGATCTGGTGATCAGCAATGGCGGGCTGTCCGTTACCGAGCACGTGCGCAAGCCGTTCGGTGAAGAGGTGACGCTCTTCAGCGACGATTGCAGCAGCATGGCGAATTGGAACTCCGACTCCTGGGGCATCGAGCCGGCATCTGGGCTGAATGGCGGGGCCTGCATCACGGATTCGCCCTTCATGTTCTATGAGCCGCAAACAGGGAACACCCTCGAGCTGGCCAGCCCGATCGACCTCGGCTACTCGGTGGCGGCGCAGCTCACCTTCATGGCCAAATGGGACATCGAGGGCCAGTTCGATGGCGTGCAGGTCTTCGCAAGCGATGATGGCTCCGCTTGGACGCCATTGTGCGGTCGTTTCGCTCACCCCGGTTACCCGGACCAGGGCTCGGGCGAACCGGTGATCGATGGTCAGATGCCGCGCTGGGCACTGGATGAGATCGACCTCGGCGCATTCTGCGGTGGTCCGCTCTGGCTCCGCTGGTCGTTCAGCAGCAACTCGGCGCGCGAGCACGATGGCTTCTGGCTAGATGACGTCCGCGTTATCGGCACGCAGATCAATAGTTCGATCGCCGAACAGGGATCCAGCGCCGGGTTCAGCCTTTGGCCCAATCCCGCAAGTGATGCGCTCGAACTGAGGATCCACTCCACCGATCGCACAGGCATCGCGCATCTGATCGACGCCCGCGGCACGCGCGTGCTCGAGGTTCCGGTGCAAGCCGGACAAGCGCGCATCGGGCTTGAAGGGGTCGCAGCGGGGACCTACGCCGTGCGCTTGCTTGATTCGACCGGCGCGGTGATCGGCACTCAGCGTGCCGTGGTGCTCCACTGA
- the apaG gene encoding Co2+/Mg2+ efflux protein ApaG has translation MGTAVTHGIRVSARARFEPAHSDPKMARHIFSYRITISNRGNETVQLMRRHWIIRDSLAGPREVEGPGVVGETPVLAPGEEFTYSSACDLRGAFGRMDGTYLMRRTADGSEFRVEIPAIQLSSALATN, from the coding sequence ATGGGCACCGCGGTCACGCATGGCATCCGGGTCTCGGCGCGCGCGCGCTTCGAGCCGGCGCACAGCGACCCGAAGATGGCGCGGCACATCTTCAGCTACCGCATCACGATCAGCAACCGAGGGAACGAGACGGTTCAATTGATGCGCAGGCATTGGATCATCCGTGACAGCCTGGCCGGGCCGCGTGAAGTGGAAGGGCCCGGCGTGGTAGGCGAAACGCCGGTCCTGGCTCCCGGTGAGGAGTTCACGTACAGCAGCGCCTGCGACCTTCGAGGCGCTTTCGGCCGCATGGATGGCACTTATCTGATGCGGCGCACGGCCGATGGCAGCGAATTCCGGGTGGAGATCCCCGCGATCCAGCTCTCGAGTGCGTTGGCAACGAATTGA
- a CDS encoding AMP nucleosidase, with the protein MRTKQEIVANWLPRYTGIEAADFRKHLLLTNFDNYLDIFCQLTGAQVVAKDKAMKVAVADDMAMINFGMGSPNAATLMDLLSAVNPEAVLFLGKCGGLKKKNQLGDLVLPIAAIRGEGTSTDYFPAELPALPSFMIHRAVSHVIRDMELDYWSGTVYTTNRRVWEHDEAFKERLRLLRAMAIDMETATLFMTGFANEIPTGALLLVSDQPMVPWGVKTSASDAKVTTGFVETHVKVGIESLREIINGGRSVKHLRFE; encoded by the coding sequence GTGCGCACCAAGCAAGAGATCGTCGCCAACTGGCTGCCCCGCTACACCGGTATCGAGGCTGCGGACTTCAGGAAGCATCTGCTCCTGACCAACTTCGACAACTACCTCGACATCTTCTGCCAGCTCACCGGTGCCCAAGTGGTAGCCAAGGACAAGGCCATGAAGGTGGCCGTGGCCGACGATATGGCCATGATCAATTTCGGCATGGGCAGCCCCAATGCCGCCACGCTGATGGACCTGCTCAGCGCGGTCAACCCTGAGGCGGTGCTTTTCCTCGGCAAGTGCGGCGGGCTGAAGAAGAAGAACCAGCTGGGCGACCTCGTGCTGCCCATCGCGGCCATCCGCGGCGAGGGCACCAGCACGGATTACTTCCCCGCTGAGCTGCCGGCTCTGCCCAGCTTCATGATCCATCGTGCCGTGAGCCATGTGATCCGCGACATGGAGCTCGACTACTGGAGCGGCACCGTGTACACCACGAACCGCCGCGTTTGGGAGCACGACGAGGCCTTCAAGGAGCGCCTGAGGCTCTTGCGCGCCATGGCCATCGATATGGAGACCGCCACGCTCTTCATGACCGGCTTCGCCAACGAGATCCCCACCGGCGCGCTGCTGCTCGTGAGCGATCAGCCCATGGTGCCCTGGGGCGTGAAGACCAGCGCCAGCGATGCCAAGGTGACCACCGGATTCGTGGAGACGCACGTGAAGGTGGGCATCGAGAGCCTGCGCGAGATCATCAACGGCGGGCGCAGCGTGAAGCACTTGAGGTTTGAATGA
- the can gene encoding carbonate dehydratase, which produces MDSYHKLLLNNKAWAENTVSRDPEFFQRLEKIQRPEFLWIGCSDSRVPANEITGTNPGEIFVHRNIANMVVHTDLNLLSVLQYAVEYLKVKHVIVCGHYGCGGVQAAMTHNSLGLINKWLRNIKDVYRLHKAEIDAQPTEQDRLDRMVELNVQEQVLDLVKTSIIQKSWRDRGGPHLHGWVYSLHDGIVKPICDVPAGSPVDDIYRFDNLD; this is translated from the coding sequence ATGGACAGTTACCATAAGCTCCTTCTGAACAACAAGGCCTGGGCGGAGAACACCGTATCGCGGGACCCGGAATTCTTCCAGCGCCTTGAGAAGATCCAGCGCCCCGAATTCCTGTGGATCGGTTGCAGCGACAGCCGTGTGCCGGCCAACGAGATCACAGGGACCAATCCCGGGGAGATCTTCGTTCACCGCAACATCGCCAACATGGTGGTGCACACCGACCTCAACCTCCTGAGCGTGCTGCAGTACGCCGTGGAGTACTTGAAAGTGAAGCACGTGATCGTGTGCGGCCACTACGGATGCGGTGGCGTGCAGGCGGCCATGACGCATAATTCGCTCGGGCTCATCAACAAGTGGCTCCGCAACATCAAGGACGTTTACCGCTTGCATAAGGCCGAGATTGACGCCCAGCCAACGGAACAGGACCGCTTGGACCGCATGGTGGAACTGAACGTGCAGGAACAGGTCCTCGACCTTGTGAAGACCAGCATCATCCAGAAATCATGGCGGGACCGCGGGGGCCCGCACCTGCACGGCTGGGTGTACAGCCTGCACGACGGCATCGTGAAGCCCATCTGCGACGTGCCGGCCGGGTCGCCGGTGGATGACATCTACCGCTTCGACAACCTGGACTGA